A genomic segment from Tessaracoccus defluvii encodes:
- a CDS encoding preprotein translocase subunit SecA, whose product MTQRPRRSPADAARGWLDRRANSRLLGRLAPNKEEARELAPIFAAAASAVGLSPLPPQERATLAMLRGLSVELPTGEGKTLVGAMAAAGLVARRRRVHVLTANDYLARRDATWMGPLFAALERSVGYVTADADPGARRAAYACDVVYVSVAEAGFDVLRDRLAVDAALRTGAVRDAVIIDEADAVLLDEARVPLVLAAEGALETNDAARDLAALASRLAPGLHYDRSPDHRTVHLTEAGLSEIEAAFPGSDLFDGDAELLVGVNAALHAEALLTRDVDYMVAGGRVWLISGSRGRVEKLQRWPDGLQAAVEAKESLTAEPRLEVLDQLVIGELVSMYDSVVGMSATLLGARTELEETYRMQVVQLPRPPPACAWTAPPSSSTRPNIATRCW is encoded by the coding sequence ATGACGCAGCGCCCCCGCCGTTCCCCCGCCGACGCCGCCCGCGGCTGGCTCGACCGGCGGGCGAACTCGCGGCTGCTCGGGCGCCTGGCCCCCAACAAGGAGGAGGCCCGCGAACTCGCCCCGATCTTCGCCGCGGCCGCCTCCGCCGTCGGGCTGTCGCCGCTCCCGCCGCAGGAGCGCGCGACGCTGGCGATGCTGCGCGGCCTCTCCGTCGAACTGCCGACGGGCGAGGGGAAGACCCTCGTGGGTGCCATGGCCGCCGCCGGGCTCGTCGCCCGCAGGAGACGCGTGCACGTGCTCACCGCCAACGACTACCTGGCCAGGCGCGACGCCACCTGGATGGGGCCGCTGTTCGCGGCGCTGGAACGCAGCGTCGGCTACGTCACCGCGGACGCCGACCCGGGGGCCCGACGGGCGGCCTACGCCTGCGACGTGGTCTACGTCTCGGTCGCCGAGGCCGGATTCGACGTGCTCAGGGACCGCCTCGCGGTCGATGCAGCCCTGCGCACGGGCGCTGTCCGCGACGCCGTCATCATCGACGAGGCCGACGCAGTGCTGTTGGACGAGGCACGCGTGCCGCTGGTGCTGGCGGCCGAGGGTGCGCTGGAGACCAACGACGCGGCCCGGGATCTGGCCGCCCTCGCCAGTCGGCTGGCCCCCGGCCTCCACTACGACCGCTCGCCCGATCACCGCACCGTCCACCTGACGGAGGCGGGGCTGTCCGAGATCGAGGCGGCCTTTCCCGGCAGCGACCTGTTCGACGGCGACGCCGAGCTCCTCGTGGGCGTCAACGCCGCGCTGCACGCGGAGGCGCTGCTGACCCGCGACGTCGACTACATGGTGGCCGGAGGCAGGGTGTGGCTGATCAGCGGCTCGCGCGGCCGGGTCGAGAAGCTGCAGCGCTGGCCCGACGGGCTGCAGGCGGCGGTCGAGGCCAAGGAGTCGTTGACCGCCGAGCCCCGGCTCGAGGTGCTCGACCAGCTCGTCATCGGCGAGCTGGTGAGCATGTACGACTCCGTTGTGGGGATGAGCGCCACCCTGCTCGGCGCCCGCACCGAGCTGGAGGAGACCTACCGCATGCAGGTGGTGCAGCTGCCCCGGCCACCCCCTGCCTGCGCCTGGACCGCCCCACCCTCCTCTTCGACTCGGCCGAACATCGCGACACGGTGCTGGTAG
- a CDS encoding FtsX-like permease family protein — protein sequence MSPTITGLSSLSLQLTKSRFAIRQGESLLYLASILAYAVSSALALTVAGGTLMFFQRAANPTGLLAEALAEDPTFDVFLTMYAVLAVVACALLIPSLAGLAGSAAVLGARGRERRLAALRLLGLSAGDVTRMSLIDALIQAVIGCAAGTAAYFATLPLWGNLTMQAVPVDPAEMLLPWFGVLGILAATVVIGLVASWWGLRQVRISPLGVARRGSRPGLKVWRPIAFVALLGIAIAGSSAVPLGATLVPWLVIGGFLIVVVWGLNLVAPWVLQHLSRLVAQAPWPSLVWAARRVQANPKATWQQVSGIALLCFISGYVAMMPVSLDSAEGGASQSVIEGAVHDFTKGALITLAVGLALAATSVLITQASAVLERAEQARALDKMGSPRSFLTKASWLETLGPLVLGMALGVGLGAGMAGPVARLAATAGESTLGPLLLGTVLALGLTLVCGALLASRPLQTQVLGTLERRAD from the coding sequence ATGAGCCCGACCATCACCGGCCTCTCGTCGCTGAGTCTCCAGCTGACGAAGTCCCGCTTTGCGATCCGGCAGGGCGAGTCGCTGCTCTATCTCGCCTCGATCCTCGCCTACGCGGTCAGCTCGGCGCTCGCGCTCACCGTCGCGGGCGGAACCCTCATGTTCTTCCAGCGGGCAGCGAACCCGACGGGGCTGCTGGCAGAGGCGCTGGCCGAGGACCCCACCTTCGACGTGTTCCTGACGATGTACGCGGTGCTGGCCGTCGTCGCCTGCGCCCTGCTCATCCCGTCGCTGGCCGGTCTGGCTGGCTCGGCCGCAGTGCTGGGGGCCCGCGGCCGGGAGCGGCGTCTCGCCGCGCTGCGCCTGCTGGGGCTCTCGGCCGGCGATGTGACCCGCATGTCGTTGATCGACGCTCTGATCCAGGCCGTCATCGGCTGCGCGGCGGGCACGGCCGCGTACTTCGCGACGCTGCCTCTGTGGGGGAATCTGACGATGCAGGCGGTCCCCGTGGATCCCGCGGAGATGCTGCTCCCCTGGTTCGGGGTGCTCGGCATCCTGGCCGCCACGGTCGTGATCGGGCTCGTCGCCAGCTGGTGGGGGCTGCGGCAGGTGCGGATCTCCCCGCTCGGCGTGGCCCGTCGCGGTTCCAGGCCCGGGCTGAAGGTCTGGCGACCGATCGCCTTCGTCGCTCTGCTCGGCATCGCGATCGCAGGCTCCAGCGCCGTGCCGCTCGGCGCCACGCTGGTCCCGTGGCTGGTCATCGGCGGCTTCCTGATCGTCGTGGTGTGGGGCCTCAACCTGGTGGCGCCGTGGGTGTTGCAGCACCTCAGCAGGCTGGTGGCCCAGGCGCCCTGGCCGTCGCTGGTGTGGGCGGCGCGCCGCGTGCAGGCCAACCCGAAGGCGACCTGGCAGCAGGTCTCCGGGATCGCGCTGCTGTGCTTCATCAGCGGGTACGTCGCCATGATGCCGGTCAGCCTCGATTCGGCCGAGGGAGGTGCCTCCCAGTCGGTCATCGAGGGCGCCGTCCACGACTTCACGAAGGGCGCCCTGATCACGCTGGCAGTCGGGCTCGCCCTCGCGGCGACGTCGGTCCTGATCACTCAGGCCTCGGCCGTGCTGGAGCGCGCCGAACAGGCCAGGGCGCTCGACAAGATGGGCTCCCCGCGATCGTTCCTGACGAAGGCTTCCTGGCTGGAGACCCTCGGGCCGCTCGTCCTCGGCATGGCATTGGGCGTGGGGCTGGGCGCCGGAATGGCCGGCCCGGTCGCCCGCCTCGCAGCGACCGCCGGCGAGTCGACACTCGGCCCGCTGCTGCTGGGGACGGTGCTTGCCCTGGGGCTCACGCTGGTGTGCGGGGCGCTGCTGGCCTCCCGGCCGCTGCAGACCCAGGTCCTCGGGACGCTGGAGCGCCGGGCCGACTGA
- a CDS encoding ABC transporter ATP-binding protein encodes MTNVTNFSEETAVARAAGQPLLSTHDITRSFGQVRALAGVSLEVAAGETVAVMGPSGSGKSTLLHCLSGVLTPDAGEVRLAGNTLSGLSDKRRSHTRLTEFGFVFQDNQLIPELPSRENVALPLMLTGSGRGKALAEADAMLARLGIADLAGRRPGDMSGGQAQRVAIARALVGRPKVVFADEPSGALDQATGHEVMQLLTAIVGLAGASLILVTHDPNVAAWCSRLVEIRDGLVHSDRRLGASREATR; translated from the coding sequence ATGACCAACGTGACGAACTTCTCCGAGGAGACGGCGGTCGCCCGCGCCGCCGGGCAGCCCCTCCTCTCCACCCACGACATCACCCGTTCGTTCGGCCAGGTGCGGGCGCTCGCCGGCGTCAGCCTCGAGGTCGCGGCCGGAGAGACGGTGGCCGTCATGGGCCCGTCCGGCTCCGGCAAGTCGACCCTGCTGCACTGCCTGTCCGGAGTGCTGACACCCGACGCCGGCGAGGTGCGCCTCGCGGGCAACACCCTGTCGGGCCTGTCCGACAAGCGTCGCTCCCACACCCGCCTGACCGAGTTCGGCTTCGTGTTCCAGGACAACCAGCTGATCCCCGAGCTCCCCTCCCGCGAGAACGTGGCGCTGCCGCTGATGCTGACCGGCAGCGGCCGGGGCAAGGCGCTGGCTGAGGCCGACGCCATGCTCGCCCGCCTCGGCATCGCCGACCTTGCCGGCCGCCGTCCCGGAGACATGTCCGGCGGCCAGGCCCAGCGCGTCGCCATCGCCCGGGCGCTGGTCGGACGACCGAAGGTCGTCTTCGCCGACGAGCCGAGCGGTGCGCTCGACCAGGCCACGGGCCATGAGGTGATGCAGCTGCTGACGGCGATCGTCGGGCTCGCCGGCGCCAGCCTGATCCTGGTGACCCACGACCCCAACGTCGCCGCCTGGTGCTCGCGCCTGGTGGAGATCCGCGACGGGCTGGTGCACTCCGACCGCCGGCTCGGTGCCAGCCGGGAGGCGACCCGATGA